From a region of the Dictyostelium discoideum AX4 chromosome 2 chromosome, whole genome shotgun sequence genome:
- the hbx6 gene encoding homeodomain containing protein (Similar to HOX), whose translation MDKCVITGHHFSVENMNHNNNNYDFDNKNNSIGGGGGGGGSSSSRSSSSRSSSNRSSSGSSGGSGSNSSSSINNIINSDNDFKTERKQTKSPPLTLPNIKTTTTTTTTTTTTTTTTTKNENISSSESENSSSRVGSPNCNKKVKKTKTITISPTGYNINSKDDINKFTTYGYTNEKSNARRDPKWINDIIERYNRLKSESLNNNYNGSSSNNNNINNINNNSNNTTSPCQSPSSNTATITSISSPTSSSSSLSSPSFSINNIVNQDVDENDGCDRMNYTLLSQNNNNNNNNNNNNNNNNNNNNNNNNNNNNNNNNNNNNNNNNNNNNNNNNNNNNNNNNNTNTNNNGDECIVKPISLIQNKKSGQRSLKTKEHKEILEALYRVTLYPTSEETKTISQILGMTFGQVKSSFRHRREKLSKSGLFSYAKNLKNCGKSTAPLDNFFENCKYLTTKETEEFAAAYDVSFEQIKNYFKGKRAKLNKLSSKAIQDKDNQDNDNNNSNNNENNDDSYSDEGLF comes from the exons atggATAAATGTGTTATTACTGGCCATCACTTTAGTGTAGAAAATAtgaatcataataataataactatgattttgataataaaaataatagtattggtggtggtggtggtggtggtggtagtagtagtagtagaagtagtagtagtagaagtagtagtaatagaaGTAGTAGTGGAAGTAGTGGTGGCAGTGGTAGTAACAGTAGCAgtagtataaataatattattaatagtgaTAATGACTTTAAAACAGAAAGAAAACAAACAAAATCTCCGCCTTTAACTCttccaaatattaaaaccaccaccacaacaaccaccacaacaacaactaccacaaccacaacaacaaaaaatgaaaatataagtTCATCTGAATCTGAAAACTCCTCTAGCAGAGTTGGATCCccaaattgtaataaaaagGTTAAGAAAACCAAAACTATTACTATCAGTCCAACTGGTTATAATATCAATAGTAAAGATgacattaataaatttactaCCTATGGCTACACTAACGAAAAGAGCAATGCCAGAAGAGACCCAAAATGGataaatgatattattgaAAGATATAATCGTTTAAAATCTGAAAgccttaataataattataatggcagtagtagtaataataataatattaataatattaataacaatagtaataatactacGTCACCTTGtcaatcaccatcatcaaatacAGCAACTATAACTTCAATATCATCACCTACTTCATCATCCTCATCTTTATCATCCCCATCATTTAGTATAAATAACATTGTTAATCAAGAtgttgatgaaaatgatggttGTGATAGAATGAATTATACTTTACTTTcgcaaaataataataataataataataataataataataataataataataataataacaataataataataataataataataataataataataataataataataataataataataataataataataataataataataataataataataataataataataataataatacgaatacaaataataatggtgatgaatGTATTGTTaaaccaatttcattaattcaaaataaaaaaagcgGTCAAAGAAGTCTTAAAACCAAAGAACATAAAGAGATACTTGAAGCATTATATAGAGTAACCTTGTATCCAACATCAGAGGAAACCAAAACCATTAGCCAAATTTTGGGTATGACATTTGGTCAAGTTAAAAGCTCCTTCCGTCATCGTAGAGAGAAATTATCAAAGTCTGGTTTGTTCTCTTACGcaaaaaatcttaaaaattgTGGAAAAAGCACAGCACCTTTGgataatttctttgaaaattgtaaatactTAACTACTAAAGAAACTGAAGAGTTTGCTGCTGCATATGATGTATCTTTTgaacaaatcaaaaattattttaaaggaAAAAGAGCAAAATTAAATAAGTTATCTTCAAAGGCGATTCAAGATAAAGATAATcaagataatgataataataatagtaataataatgaaaataatgatgatagcTATAGTGATGAAGG tttattttaa
- a CDS encoding SAP DNA-binding domain-containing protein: MSYVPSSKLIKDLVKQDCLKKNLYETILSPKQRLTRSETEAVPVESVKRSVYEASLTAHCQKLGLKSYLQQMSQANLTTLYASVRPPLAEGEKDLKRAKVFLTKRITLAVVEDFNAYFDQLSGEDAQIFHSMTSSKIPSKIVEELTLVGLEIFLFTVQAKILSEICAELKYDVQSNNPTLMVTSILMGAVPPKKETQPKKITFSKTKPRSLKKGLTYHDIFQHFYVDELSGFCRKHGMKVSGNKKDLINRILRFLNDGIKEVPKPKKSRSEVVDDAEVEQEEEEEEEEEEEEEEAVEEEQPQEEEEEDDQDAELVEEEKEEEEVEEEKEEAKEVVPEVLTLPSKLKKSSSSQSKIVSPSKFKKSTK, encoded by the exons atgtcaTACGTTCCatcatcaaaattaattaaagatttgGTCAAACaagattgtttaaaaaagaaCCTCTATGAAACTATTCTTTCACCAAAACAACGTTTAACAAGAAGTGAAACTGAAGCTGTCCCAGTTGAATCTGTTAAAAGATCTGTCTATGAAGCTTCTCTCACTGCACATTGCCAAAAACTCGGTCTTAAATCTTATCTCCAACAAATGAGTCAAGCTAATCTAACAACTCTCTATGCTTCTGTTAGACCACCACTTGCC gAAGGTGAAAAAGATCTTAAAAGGGCCAAAGTATTTTTAACTAAAAGAATTACTCttgctgttgttgaagaTTTTAATGCTTATTTTGATCAATTATCAGGTGAAGATGCTCAAATTTTCCACTCTATGACCAGTAGCAAAATCCCATCAAAGATTGTTGAAGAGTTAACATTGGTCGGTTTAGAAATTTTCCTTTTCACCGTTCAAGCTAAAATTCTAAGTGAAATCTGTGCTGAACTCAAATATGATGTCCAAAGTAACAATCCAACTCTTATGGTAACCTCAATTCTCATGGGTGCTGTTCCACCAAAGAAAGAAACTCAACCAAAGAAGATCACCTTTAGCAAAACCAAACCACGTTCCTTAAAGAAGGGTCTCACCTATCATGATATCTTCCAACACTTCTACGTTGATGAACTCTCTGGATTCTGTCGTAAACATGGAATGAAAGTCTCTGGTaacaaaaaagatttaatcaATCGTATCCTTAGATTCTTAAATGATGGTATTAAAGAAGTCCCAAAACCAAAGAAAAGTAGATCTGAAGTTGTCGATGATGCTGAAGTtgaacaagaagaagaagaagaagaggaagaagaagaggaagaagaagaagctGTCGAAGAAGAGCAAccacaagaagaagaagaggaagacgATCAAGACGCTGAATTAGTTGAAGaggaaaaagaagaagaagaagtaGAAGAAGAAAAGGAGGAAGCAAAAGAGGTTGTCCCAGAAGTTCTAACTTTACCATccaaattaaagaaatctaGTTCATCTCAATCAAAAATCGTCAGTCCATCCAAATTTAAGAAATCAACAAAGTAA